From the Martelella mediterranea DSM 17316 genome, one window contains:
- the putP gene encoding sodium/proline symporter PutP, with amino-acid sequence MSLGITISLTAYFLLMIGIGIYAWRKSTSNSEEYLLGGRQLSPGVAALSAGASDMSGWLLMGLPGALFVSGLTQSWIGIGLVVGAFFNWVIVAPRLREQTERYDNSLTIPEFLSKRFPSKALSLRSISAIVIVIFFSVYTASGLVAGGKLFDTAFPDLIHIGGMSAYQTGIYLTLGIVLIYTMVGGFLAVSLTDFIQGCIMMLALVIMPIVVLIKAGGFGVSEARMMSVDPNFLSMFHGLTVIGFLSAVAWGLGYFGQPHIIVRFMAVRSVKDVPAARNIGMAWMIISLAGAVGVGIFGRSYTVGNDINVPDPETIFIILANQLFIPLITGFLLAALLAAVMSTISSQLLVASSSLTEDFYRLFLRRNASEREIVNIGRLFVLVVAIVAALIAHNPDSEVLGLVSHAWAGFGAAFGPLIILSLTWRGMSGAGAVAGLVAGAATVILWISLGLDQSFMGGPGIYEIIPGFIVAWLAIWLVSLATPTKDEFRPLAAE; translated from the coding sequence ATGAGTCTTGGTATCACGATCAGCCTGACGGCGTATTTTCTGCTGATGATCGGCATCGGCATTTACGCCTGGCGGAAATCCACATCGAATTCCGAAGAATATTTGCTCGGCGGCCGACAGCTCTCGCCGGGCGTTGCGGCCCTTTCCGCGGGCGCCTCCGACATGAGCGGATGGCTGCTGATGGGGCTTCCGGGCGCGTTGTTCGTCTCCGGTCTTACCCAGAGCTGGATCGGCATCGGCCTCGTCGTCGGCGCGTTCTTCAACTGGGTCATCGTCGCGCCGCGACTGCGCGAACAGACCGAGCGCTATGACAACAGCCTCACCATCCCGGAATTCCTGTCCAAGCGCTTTCCGAGCAAGGCGCTTTCGCTGAGAAGCATTTCGGCGATCGTGATCGTGATCTTCTTCTCGGTCTACACCGCCTCGGGGCTGGTGGCGGGCGGCAAGCTGTTCGACACCGCCTTTCCCGATCTGATCCATATCGGCGGCATGAGCGCCTATCAGACCGGCATCTATCTCACCCTCGGCATCGTGCTGATCTACACCATGGTCGGCGGCTTTCTCGCGGTCAGTCTCACCGATTTCATCCAGGGCTGCATCATGATGCTGGCGCTGGTGATCATGCCGATCGTCGTGCTCATCAAGGCTGGCGGCTTCGGCGTCTCCGAGGCGCGGATGATGAGCGTCGATCCGAATTTCCTGTCGATGTTCCACGGACTGACCGTGATCGGCTTCCTGTCGGCTGTCGCCTGGGGGCTCGGTTATTTCGGCCAGCCGCACATCATCGTACGCTTCATGGCCGTACGCTCGGTCAAGGATGTTCCGGCCGCGCGCAATATCGGCATGGCATGGATGATCATCTCGCTCGCGGGCGCGGTCGGCGTCGGCATTTTCGGGCGTTCCTATACCGTCGGCAACGATATCAACGTCCCCGATCCCGAAACGATCTTCATCATTCTCGCCAATCAGCTCTTCATTCCGCTGATCACCGGCTTTCTGCTGGCCGCGCTGCTGGCGGCGGTGATGAGCACGATTTCGAGCCAGCTTCTGGTGGCCTCGTCGTCGCTGACGGAGGATTTCTATCGGCTGTTCCTGCGCCGCAACGCCAGCGAACGGGAAATCGTCAATATCGGCCGGTTGTTCGTGTTGGTGGTGGCGATCGTTGCTGCCCTCATCGCTCACAATCCCGATTCTGAGGTGCTTGGTCTCGTCTCCCACGCCTGGGCCGGTTTCGGCGCGGCCTTCGGCCCGCTGATCATCCTGTCGCTGACGTGGCGCGGCATGTCGGGCGCGGGCGCGGTGGCTGGCCTTGTGGCAGGTGCTGCGACCGTCATCCTCTGGATTTCCCTTGGTCTCGACCAGAGCTTCATGGGCGGTCCCGGCATCTATGAAATCATTCCGGGCTTCATCGTCGCCTGGCTTGCGATCTGGCTGGTCAGCCTGGCAACGCCGACCAAGGATGAGTTCCGTCCACTCGCGGCGGAATAG
- a CDS encoding glycine--tRNA ligase subunit alpha: MSEATIPPHMHPTRSFQGLILTLQAYWADKGCAILQPYDMEVGAGTLHPSTTLRALGPKRWNVAYVQPSRRPADGRYGENPNRLQHYYQYQVLLKPSPPDLQELYLGSLKAIGLDPLLHDVRFVEDDWENPTTGSWGLGWECWCDGMEVSQFTYFQQVCGIECAPVAGELTYGLERIAMYVQGVDSVYDLNFNGREGDEKVTYGDVFLQTEQEYSRHNFEYANTEMLHRHFLDAEAECKALLAAGNPGESGMLHKCVFPAYDQCIKASHIFNLLDARGVISVTERQSYILRVRTLAKACGEAYLLTDAGGFEARAA, translated from the coding sequence ATGTCCGAAGCGACGATACCGCCCCACATGCACCCGACCCGCTCCTTTCAGGGGCTGATCCTGACATTGCAGGCCTATTGGGCCGACAAGGGTTGCGCCATCCTGCAGCCCTACGACATGGAAGTGGGCGCCGGTACGCTGCATCCCTCGACAACGCTGCGCGCGCTCGGGCCGAAGCGCTGGAACGTCGCCTATGTGCAGCCTTCGCGCCGCCCGGCCGATGGCCGTTATGGCGAGAACCCGAACCGCCTGCAGCATTACTATCAGTATCAGGTACTCCTGAAGCCGTCGCCGCCGGACCTGCAGGAACTCTATCTCGGCTCGCTGAAGGCGATCGGTCTCGATCCGCTGCTGCATGACGTGCGCTTTGTCGAGGACGACTGGGAAAACCCGACGACAGGCTCCTGGGGGCTTGGCTGGGAATGTTGGTGCGATGGCATGGAAGTCTCGCAGTTCACCTATTTTCAGCAGGTCTGCGGCATCGAATGCGCGCCGGTCGCCGGCGAACTGACCTACGGGCTTGAGCGCATCGCCATGTATGTGCAGGGCGTCGACAGCGTCTACGACCTCAATTTCAACGGCCGCGAGGGCGACGAGAAGGTCACCTATGGCGACGTCTTCCTGCAGACCGAGCAGGAATATTCGCGCCATAATTTCGAATATGCCAATACCGAGATGCTGCACCGGCACTTTCTCGATGCGGAAGCCGAGTGCAAGGCGCTGCTGGCAGCGGGCAACCCCGGCGAATCTGGCATGCTGCATAAATGCGTGTTCCCGGCCTATGACCAGTGCATCAAGGCCTCGCACATCTTCAACCTGCTCGATGCCCGCGGCGTGATTTCCGTGACCGAGCGGCAGAGCTATATCCTGCGCGTGCGCACACTGGCCAAAGCCTGCGGCGAGGCCTATCTTCTGACCGATGCCGGGGGCTTTGAAGCCCGGGCCGCCTGA